Genomic DNA from Cololabis saira isolate AMF1-May2022 chromosome 20, fColSai1.1, whole genome shotgun sequence:
cagtgatgctgatattcaGTGTAATCtggctactataatggtaaataatgaaaATTCAAGTGGATAATTgtatatctttaatatttaaaattcacgtttcatctacaaattaagtacaatttaaatcagtaacatttactactTATTActtggaggggggtgttggaggctggttattctgttagatgACTTTGGGACTACCGTAGTTAGTAGttgtgtcaatccttaaaagcactggagtcaatcctccaatagtgtagaaatagcggtagtgcagtcgccacacatatctgatttcagctgattgatgaaaacatttatagtgagttcaacatcagacATCCACTTATCTGTGTTATTGtactgcagttgaatacaacctcatatggaaactagctgaaccagtatggtgctgatgttctacaactcctgcaagatgatgaaataactaggtttctttttggtctcggttttgagctgaactagtcttggtcttgtcttggtcttggtactctctggtctctcggtttaggcggtcttgactacaagtctagccgaagcagggaaacatcttaaACGTGCCGGGACACATGGGGGACACATGCAAAACATTCTTCTTGTAATACTGAAAATAAACTGTTAGACACAGAAGTTCTCACGTTTGGCTGTGTTTCCTACCTCATAGCGACGTTGCTGCCGTCGATGATGATCACCCTCAGTTTTGGGTCTCCAGGTTTGTCCGGGAGCTTCAGCTCAAAGGGGGTCTGCAGACCCTCCATGAAGCGCTGCTCCCCCGTCACCACCACCGAAGACGTGAAGGGCCGACCCTCCCTCGCTCTGGTCGAAGGCGCGTCTTCGACGGCTGCTTTCGAAGCTTTAAAAAACTGCTTCAAGGAGTTTGAATAATGAGCTTTCGTGTTTGAAGTGTCATTGTGAGTTTGATGATTTTGTTTTGAGCTTGGCCGGTAGGGGGTCCTGCCGTGCTGCGCGTCAGACTGGAAACCGTTGTGAGGGGGATCTAAGGAGGGGGGATAGGTAGCCATGGGTGGCCCTTTGACCTCAGGCAGGATGGCTTGTGGCATCAGAGGCTCGTTGTACCTTGGCTGTGAGGTGTATTCACTTACAGGAGGCTGTCTGGGATTATTATTCCAGGTGAGCAAATATGGTTCTGCTACAGGTGGGGAAGAGTTTGGGACCTTCACCTGCGCTTTCATATCAGGTTCTCTGTCTTTTTCAGTGAAGAAAAGCTCCACTTCTCTTCCATTGGCCTGAGATGGGTCAACATTGGGTTCATTGTTGTTCAACACCGCATCATCAGTCTCCCTCGGTCCCTCCATGAAGCCCGCCACATCCCTGCATCCCTCtctctgcagctccagcagcagctgacgAGTGGAGCCCTCGGGCAGCATGCTGTACACCTTGGCTACGTTCTGCTCGGTGTACCCACAACTGGCTGCTGCCTTTTTCAACACCCCCAGGACAAAATCCTCTTGATCTGCCTCCTTTACCTCCACATTACCTTCATCTTGGAAGGGTTTGGTACTCCCCACCTTGCCCCCCTCTTCTTCTTGTACTTCTCCATTACTTCTTAGGGCCAGATCTCCTCCGGCAGCGATTCCCTCGTACTCCTTGTGTTCTGTCTCGCAGGGTCGGTTGTCGTCCCGATTCAAAGGGGTAACCTCTTGATTTTTTGGGTCTGGAGCACCATGACTTCGCTGCTGCCGGTCGCTGCAATCCTGCTCCTGCTGGACCAAGTCCAGTATCTGTGAAGCCTCTTTAGGTCCTGTTCTTGCCAGGACTCGCTTCACAACGTCCTCCGTGTAGCCCATGGCTGTGAAAAACTTCAACAGAAGCCAGAACTCCTTGTTTCCCATTGACAAGTGCTGCTCTTGGTCTTCATCCTGCCGTTGCCCCTCTTTCACCGAGAGGTCTAACGTTCCCTGCTGATCTAACTGCGCCCCTTCGTCCATCTTTTCCTCAGCGCCCTCCGCCCTCCCTCTGGTGCTTGCAGAAAATGCCTGAAAGAGCAAGTCAGTGGATGGAGAGTCTTTCCGCATTTGATCAGCCATTCCTTCAGGCCATCGATCCGTAGTGCTTGAGGCAGCGCCGAGTGTTTGCCGTGTTGCACCTGGTTTGTCCCATCCGTCCTCAGAATCATGTGGTTTTCCACCTGTATTCCCATGCGCCAGTGCTTGGCTCGGGCTTGATCCAAGATCTGCTTCTTTCACCAGATCCAGCAGGATTTCTTTCACTAACCCGGGCAGCACAAGAAGATCCAGAATGTGTCTGTCCTCCCATTTCTCCACCAGAGTTTTGAAGGCCCGGCGTGAGTCCAGGGACTCGCCCAAGCCCCTGTCTGGTGTCTCTGAGCGGCGGGACTGCGTCCCTTCATACCTCGCCACAAGGTCACCGATAAGCGAGTAGGCTCGCACCACCGGCTCGGTGAGACCTGATATGAGCAGGAATCCAGGTGACCCCACCTGTTAAATACAACAGAACTACGTTGATCTCGGTCCGCCTCATGACGACAAACACAACAACATGAACAGTCTTAAAAAAACTTGTGTTTTTGGAAATGAAATTATGATTAAAGAAGGTTAAAACAGATTAATGAGACTGAAGGATCAACAATACTCACCAGATGTTTCTTATTTTAAATGGAAAtaattgtaaagccatggaaACTAAGAAACTAGTCAAGAGGATGTGATTACTTTAATTTACTTGAATGAATGACTATGTGGTTCTgtcccatttatttatttagtaagAGCTTTCCATTTTGGcacttttttataaatatatatataaatatatatatatatatatatatatatatatatatatatatatatatatatatatatatatatatatatatatatatgtatatatatatataaaatgtgtgtgttacAAAAAGCTGTACATTTTTCCTGAGTTGcatatttgtattttaaaagATTAATGTTATTAATAGACTAAAAACTCCCCATGGCAACATATCGGTCTGACACATAACTATTAATATTGACTAATAATGGGCTTTTTTTACAACAATATAAGTACTAGATATCGCATGATTGGCCAATCTCATTGTTACCCCAATAAAATCAAGAGTGGCACAATAAGCATGACTTCGCTGTTGGTGGCTTAATTTAATAAAGGAAGTGATACGAGGTTTctgttcttttttcatttttttccacatGAAGAAGCATTTCTAAATTTCATCTTTCATTTCTATGTTGTGGCAGCGACAGTAAGGGATACAAATCCATTTTTATGGTGTTAGTTGCAGCAGTTAATAGACTCTTAGTCATTTATTTGATGAAATGTAAACAAATTGGTTTTGTTCTGGATAGCAGCTGAACTCCACCAGCTTCAAAAtcactcttcagaaaccaaggAGTCACGTCACTCAACGTTCATTGTTTTGTACAGtctattggcacttttccactagcacctactcagctctactcatctcagctcggctcgaattggccaagtttcttttccacaacaattcagcacccagatgagaagtgggcgggttggagcgaagctgctgtgacgtatttgattgtgtgatctaaacgaataagacaacaacactaaagatgtagaacctggaggagatgataaatatgtgacttgtgttcgatatcaagttaaaaaatgagagtgaaggAAGCTTCTAGCGGcaatgcttttaaaaaaaaaatgtttgtctcggcgctactgaaaagtcagctggtagCCGAGCACCCTCTTTAATTTTCTCctctatgggctcaaattaaagccataaatattttgtatctgtaaataaactttgtacttgtagaaataaataagaaaaaaagagaaacatattttctcatcaacaaagcatattttacatttttatacatcacattacattttattgttattgttattttattgtcttaaaaatggttcaaatatgttattttgtttgttgttgtttgtattttttttaatttgttttgttgataaaaaaatatgtctctatttttgtgaggggggatatatattgtttttcggcactaccttgttctctatagctgatataacatgaattactcctatgtgggatcaataaagttcttatttttgccgtctgagaaaattaaatatattatatttggtgcctaactgtttcccaagtatattagtgcgtgtgtgaatgaataaatgagacataaaacgtaaatttctttgtagaaaggcgctttatgaaaataagtccatttacttgtattagtttacagcgcagtcttgccacatccaatatggcggcgacgtcagtaggcgatgcaatgtgctgattggctctccagaaactctttgaaaccggtgccaaagatcgctgattggctcttattattggcacgtcaaaacagtgccataattcgccataattcgtagttgtaaaaaaagtttgtagcttttgtaaaaaaagtttgtagctttgtatatccaatgttgcacacagacaaattaattccacagctacaaaaatgttttacacatgcacaaaatatttctacaagtacaaatattttttgcccatgcacaaaatatttatacaagtacaaatattttttgcaagtacaaatattttttgcacacgcacaaaatatttctacaagtacaaagtttatttacagataaaaaatatttatggctttaatttgagcccatactcctcagccaccaggtttatgaacatctgcacctcagagttggatcatgaaacagacttttgtgctgccattgcttgttgaataaaatgaacaagaagccgccgtcagagtcgctctttggCTGATgtcacctcctgactcagatgtctgactccaaccccccgactcggtggtgtagtgtgatgacgtcagatacagcccgactcagccgcttagaacctcggcagagtagttacagaaaagtatctactcggcacgttagactcctagtggaaaagcgccaaactgAGGCTAGGAGAGgcgagttgggctgagtaggtactagtggaaaagcgccagatATGATGTCTCCATAGAGAGGTGTTTCAGGCATATCAAAAAAGGGGGAGACCAAGGGGCCTCCCTCCAAGGACACAATGATAAGATTGCATCCCTCACCTGACTTGGAAATACCTCGGTATTCCCCGGAGGGGGAACTAGAGGGGATTTCCAGGGAGAGGAAGCTGACGCATTGATGAATGGATAGTCATTAACTTGATTTATTATTATCTTGTATTTAAATCAAACTGAGAATTGGACTCATGCTTGACGATTCATGAAGACATGACCTTTGCTTCTAATAAACTGAGCCTTGctttgtcatttctgatattttttttacaatattgTAAGTTGATAAAGTGAAAAACTTTGAAGGGCAGATTAATCAAAGATTGAAATGCAGGACTTACCACTATTTGCGCAGAGGTGTTTCTTATCAGGCTGTCCATGAACAGGCCTTTGGCTCCACAGAAGACACAGTGAAGGACCCCAGGATACGAGacctcctgctgctcctcctgATTCACCACtcctttcacaaataactaaAAGAGGAAAATATTCAAGCTAATTGTTGGGTGGAAAAAAGGGTAGCATACAGGACTAAACAATGACAACCCATCATGGCACCATATATGGAAATACATTGCTTTTAAGTATTTATCGTAACTAAAGATCTACAGACTCATTTGTTTCACAGATTTTAGATGCGTCACGTCAGTGCAGTAAAGTAATAAAGAAGactcagaaaaataaaatatatttgtattgAAATGTTCACTGCAGTCAGTGTCAGTTTACATAAAGTCGAGGCTTATGTGGTGAATTCCTGGTGAATTGTGGTGCAATGAGTAAGAGGTGTATAAAGGCAGATTGTCAGCCAGTGCAATCTGCATGATTTACCACCATTTTCACACTGTTGAGTTTGCAAACGTTGCATGAAACAGTGGGAGCTGCCTCGAGTGAAACCTATATTTTGCTCTGGGTTTGGTAAGTTCCCCAAAGAGACACATTGTCCGAATGTAAATGTTTAAGATGGGTTTTTTGGGGCGGAAATGCAAAGACAGAATTGGATGATATTAAAAAGCCTTAAATAGAACTTGAGTTAAGATTTTGAGAGTCGCTTTAATTGACTGAAATACATTGTGAAAAACACACAGTATTTTGATTGCTTCTCAGCTACAttgctaaaaaagaaaaaaagctatTTTAAAAGTGGTAAGAAGAAATGGCGGGGAAAGCATACTCAGACTGTCTGCAGAGTCTGAAAAGCAAATAGAAAGACGTCCTTACAAACCGGCAGCTTTAGGAAGAATGCTGAAAATcggcaaaagagaaaaagggaaagCACAGAGAACAGAGGCAAGAAGTAACAAGATCCAGGAGAAAACACTTTAGCAGtttacaaaatcaaaaaaaaaaacccaccaccaacaacacaaagacaaaaaaacaaaaacaataatgtCACATGAGGAAAGTCTCTGAATATATAACAGAGAAGAAACAAGAGAAAACTTGAGTGTGAACTACAATTTCAAAGGTAACACTGTTTGAATGAAGTGGTCTGAAACTTTAAGGAGGAGGTATTATTGTGCTTTAAGGGGTTTCCCCTTttcatctgtttttgttttttctgttactCATTTGCATCTACAAAATGTCTAGAAGTGGGTTTTTTCAATTTCCCGAACTACTATTTAATTACTTCCATCCCTTATTGGTAGATatcatttgttgattttgtttacttttatgtttttatcctATTTGTTACTacctcaaactttatttatttcatttaactgccagtcacaataaaacaaaaaaaacttctaaAGCAAAACATACGAAATTCAAGTCTTTCTCTGATAAACTGACTTGTGTCTCATCAAAACTGTTAGAGAGGACCCACAGATGGTTGGTATGTAGCGTCTTCTTGTCTTAGTGTTTGCAGTATTTGATCCCTGTTTTACTGCTTTGTTGTTGCACAGGAACACACTTTGCTCAGCTCAGGTAATCTTAACCTCTGTAACCAAACACACACGTCATACCACACTCCCATCAATATTCATAACATAACCAACAGGTTTTGGTTTGACACTCAACTCACACTAGTTGATCAACATTTAAAAGTTTGATGAGTCATTTTCTGGGAAGAACGCCATTTCTTTACAGCCATCTATGTGCATGCGCCGCAGCCTCGAAATTTTCACCAAAATTTCCGGAGCTATGAGCCAAAAATGCAAATGTCTTAAGACATTATGTCGCAATGCATTGTGGGTAGTAGTGATGTCAGCAGGCCGGAATGACAAGTGGGACAAGTGAGATAAATAAATACGACTTCCATTCTTTCATAATTTAAACCAAATGGGTTACGAAAACACCAGACATTTGTGAAGTTTCATGTTTTGGCCTGTTATCGATGGTGATGGAAAGCCAGTGTGACGTCTGCTCCGGGATCAACGGTGTGTCAGCTTTCTGGGCCGACCTTCAACTCGGGCAACATCAATCACCCTCTTAACAGAGATCTAGTATTCTGTCTTGAGACTTTTGGTTTCTATATTATTCTTACTCATACTACAGGATGGATTCTGGATTTCATTTGTGCTCATGGTCTCACTCTTTCTAACTTTGTTGTTGACAAAATCATTTGCTCCTTGTTCAACATCAAACTCACTCTCCCCATAACAAAGCTTCCATGAGTGATTTATTTTCGTTAAATTAAGGACATCAAACCTTGAGGTATTGCCAGTCCCCTGAAAAtactccattcatccatcccgaTGATCTGGGTTGGTCTTAACAATAGTCTTAATTCTCTTAGTTGGTTTACTCCTGAACTACAGGTATTTGAAAGCCAACAGCTTTTATGTTGTCATGTTGTTCTTAAAAATAAGCTCAGAAATCACGTATtacattatgccaattattacactaGCATAACCTGCTCAAATGAAGGCAATTGAAAGACTTTGTTTTGACTCCTCAACAATATTCACAAACCCTGAACTACACCATCTCTCAACTACCGTTCTCAAAAGACTAATCTCCATTGGTATCCCTGACTCCCCCCTAGACTGGTTTAAATCTTATCTCTCAGTTTGTCCAATTTTAAGTTCCCAGCTGTCCCCTGTCATCCCTGGTGTGCCCCTGGGTTCTGTTCTGGGTTCCCTTCTCGTCATGATTTACCTCCTCCTTCTTGCCAATATATCCCACAAATATTACAAAATTTGCAccactatgcagatgacaccaaGATCTATTTCTCAAGCCAACACAATTTCACCCTCCCACTTTCCTCCCTCACTGCTTCAAGGAATTgacatgctgttttttttttttttttttttttttaaattctaatgATAAGAAAAAATGTCTTCTCTCCAAAAGACTATCACTCAATTCtcacatccatccatgtatccatcattGCAATTTTCTTCTCTCCAGTCTTATTCACAAATCCCTCCACAGGCTTCAACTGGTTCAGATTCTGCAGCTCGTATTATTACCAAACCCGTTAAACATTCCACCGATAACCTTCACCCTTCATACCGGTGTGACCTCCTCCACATTTATACCGCCTCTTGTTCCCTTAGtgccgggacacaccaacccaacagcCGACCGTCGGCAGAAAAGCAGTCGTACTGAAAGTCGCCTACCGCCTGCCCGAGTCTCCCAAAAAAATACACCCAAACACAGCAACCCGGCGTCGACTATAGCGTACGTTCTCTACGTCAGTGCCAAATGACGGATCACTCTAGTCTAGAGTTCTGAACAGAACCCGCTGTCATGAGTCAGTGTTTTCATTTCTGAAAGAAGAAAATACGATAATAATGGAAGTATACTGGCGTTCCcaacacagacaaacacaatcCAAATCCAAACTGATGCCATGATAGAATGTAGTGTAGCGTCTGTGCCATCGCTGTTTATCTAGTATGTTAACTCTGATTCGCTAGTCAAGGGCTAGCACTCCACCAATAAGATTGGTCATAGAGGCTCATTCTACATGTCGAATCAGCCAAAATGAACGGACAACTGcacgggacacaccaacccgactcgAGTCACTGATCTCGCCCGACGGTGCCTGACGGCCGATTATCGGTTTGGTGTGTCGTTGCCCTTAGATGTGTCTGTTTCTCAGCAGAGCTCAGAAACAGAGTACGATAAGGAATAACCCCAAACATTTTGCCACATGCCCATGTTAAAAGTACAGTCCCTGTAATTAGTTCCTCTAGTACGGAAAAGTGCCTTACTTTGGCAGCTTCCACATTGGCCTTCGGCCCTCGCAGTTTCAGCCATATTTGACCGTTGTTGCCATGAGGCATGTCGTCCGCCCCAATTCCAAAGTTCACCCTGAAAATCCGCTCCACGGTGCTGTGCAGGGAGGCCAGCGATACCCGCAGAATCTCAGCACATGCAAACTCGTCCTCTACATCATAATCTCCGCCCCCTCCTCCGGCTCCCTTGCTTCTTTCAATGTCCATCGTGTCTTCTTAAATTGGCGGTGCAGAGCTGAACATTctgtggaaaacaaaaataaaatctgttacattttcaaaactgcgataaaaatataaactaaAGACTGGTTATATTCTTATCAATACACtctatgaaataaaaatgatttcgCCTCATAAATGCCCAATTTGAGGTTACCGCAAGTTGTATATCATCCCTCCAAATGTGTCCAATTTTTATAATTATCCAAAAGAACAGACTGAACCGAATCCACACACTGGCAACATGTATTGGTTGAAGCTGGCTGAGCTGGCTTGATAAACCAGTGTGGCAACTTTGAACCTTAATTGTGCCAAACACAGCAGTCATCATGGCTCCTGGGAGTACTCCAAAACACGACCCataagtaattattttgagcTGCTTTGGATGAAATAAGTATTAAATGGGTGTAATGATGTGCATATAGATGGCAAACAACTAATGTGTTACATTTTGTACAAAAATCATACATAAAATTGTGATTTTATGACAATACCAAAAGAGCAACATGTGCTTATTctacagagaaagaaaaaagaaaaaaaacataaatgtattgTGGGAAAATGTGTTTTGAACAATAAACTGATTATAAAAACTGTCGctgattatgtttttgtgtatcaATCAACACATTTTTCCAGCTCTGCCAAGTGCCAAGTGATATATCTGAAAAATTGTAACTTTCTCTACTAAGCAACTATCAGTGATAGAGGAACTAAATAAATAGTGAGTCCAAAATATTACAATAAATTTTGATGGAAACCAGTTCTAGTAGCAGTTATTTATAGAGCTGGAAACAAACCAACCCAAGACTGATACTGACATAATTCACTAATCAAAAACAGCAAAATGTGGAGCATATGATGTAAAAACTAGCTTATCAAGTTCAGGCTGCATATAGCTCATACAACACATGCCAACGCCCAAGTTTGGACCGATTCATAAACTCTAGGACGTCTCTGGTCCACTTAGCACTTGCAAGTGTTGTGACATAGCCGTTAGTGCCAAAACTAGGCCAGATTTGGTCCAAATGTGTCTGTATCTAGACAGTATTTGATAATTATAGATTATATTTTCCAATAAAGATTACACCTGAAAACAACAAACTGGATGCCAGAAT
This window encodes:
- the khnyn gene encoding NEDD4-binding protein 1 yields the protein MDIERSKGAGGGGGDYDVEDEFACAEILRVSLASLHSTVERIFRVNFGIGADDMPHGNNGQIWLKLRGPKANVEAAKLFVKGVVNQEEQQEVSYPGVLHCVFCGAKGLFMDSLIRNTSAQIVVGSPGFLLISGLTEPVVRAYSLIGDLVARYEGTQSRRSETPDRGLGESLDSRRAFKTLVEKWEDRHILDLLVLPGLVKEILLDLVKEADLGSSPSQALAHGNTGGKPHDSEDGWDKPGATRQTLGAASSTTDRWPEGMADQMRKDSPSTDLLFQAFSASTRGRAEGAEEKMDEGAQLDQQGTLDLSVKEGQRQDEDQEQHLSMGNKEFWLLLKFFTAMGYTEDVVKRVLARTGPKEASQILDLVQQEQDCSDRQQRSHGAPDPKNQEVTPLNRDDNRPCETEHKEYEGIAAGGDLALRSNGEVQEEEGGKVGSTKPFQDEGNVEVKEADQEDFVLGVLKKAAASCGYTEQNVAKVYSMLPEGSTRQLLLELQREGCRDVAGFMEGPRETDDAVLNNNEPNVDPSQANGREVELFFTEKDREPDMKAQVKVPNSSPPVAEPYLLTWNNNPRQPPVSEYTSQPRYNEPLMPQAILPEVKGPPMATYPPSLDPPHNGFQSDAQHGRTPYRPSSKQNHQTHNDTSNTKAHYSNSLKQFFKASKAAVEDAPSTRAREGRPFTSSVVVTGEQRFMEGLQTPFELKLPDKPGDPKLRVIIIDGSNVAMSHGLGHFFSCRGIALAVQHFWDRGHRHISAMLPQWRQKSDPKIKEQHYLTELQKLGLLSYTPSREFQGKKICSHDDRLILQVAQKTDGIIVTNNNLRDLLDVSPAWRDIIKKRLLQYTFVGDLFMVPDDPLGRSGPHLNDFLRSEHRTPDPGNHSFAGVATAFPSSKPPRSQTEVLNYRDRTLRGALDAPGEGSRAKGRPYGKRFAVGNQHGPAGPGLIAGGFPQNDRTPEETTALREQLSQVFPDQDNMVTLVLQCHPGEKDINALSGLILERQ